The Bombus huntii isolate Logan2020A chromosome 6, iyBomHunt1.1, whole genome shotgun sequence genome window below encodes:
- the LOC126866249 gene encoding UDP-glucose:glycoprotein glucosyltransferase isoform X4, protein MHINLIFTNLYPDKQLELDKLQTHLLETSHEIGALKVWQFQELSHQAAERIMNSPTNEAINVLTDISQNFPMQAKSLIRTKVNNEMKKEMKLNQAMFSTSLNIQPTDTALFINGLFFDLEAVDVLSLLESLRSELRVMESLRKIGFNNKEMSTLLTLDLSINMDKQEFAMDIRDSAIIWVNDIEQDSAYGRWSSSLTELLRPTFPGMLRNIRRNLYNLVLIIDPLSGESTPLITLAQSLYLHSAPLRVGFVFVTNHDTSITGLTDASVAVNNAYHYFAETKGSEHALQFLINLGNYIGSEGPDVEDVKKAIKVQDSSANVNYILGEESEYDVGRHLANDFVKRSGFKKFPQALLNGVPLSAEQLNANSFEEAVLSTIMSQTPALQKAVYRGEITEGDDVVDYIMNQPNVMPRLNERILKPEKHTWLNLIGTIPNDKDYSKWSPQDLSTWLMDRMRYLYVTRRTSVHHLYTFWIVANLNDAEGRQLLREALEYIDSNADVRISVIVNPFDGTNDDNTIDINQIVLATLHSLPADKAIRFIRNIIKEDVANGKIDIEEEAVKEQLKNQADELFVHRQYVKTVLNLQQGVRAIVCNGRLIGPLDEGEEFTSEDFSLLERFSQSTYDDKLFKILIKGQLLENDEYEKNEVTDDMIMKITSLLASHPQTRSRFHVPFHGDEYSAIKVPATNSDEVAFTLIAIVDPVSRGAQKLGPILKTLRQSLNCNVKVFLNCLDKNSDMPLKSFYRFVFEPQLQFSPDGRVNGAMAKFTKLPTSSLLTQYIHAPENWLVEVVRSVYDLDNIKLDNVAIGVHSEFELEHLLLEGHCFEAVIGNPPRGLQITLGTEKQPLMVDTIVMANLGYFQLKANPGEWILRLRQGRSAEIYDFTTIGGQDVLQNGNDVKVVISSLRSHVLKVKVSKKPDKVGMDLLSEDDKSSGLWNSISSFSKFWTFTTADDNDDEDEKLNIFSLASGHLYERFLKIMMLSVIKHTKSPVKFWFLKNYLSPTLKDFLPHMAKEYGFEYELVQYKWPRWLHQQTEKQRTIWGYKILFLDVLFPLNVKKIIFVDADQVVRADLKELATMDLGGAPYAYTPFCDSRKEMDGFRFWKQGYWRNHLQGRAYHISALYVVDLKRFRRIAAGDRLRGQYQALSQDPNSLSNLDQDLPNNMIHQVGIKSLPQEWLWCETWCDDASKKYAKTIDLCNNPMTKEAKLQAAVRILPEWIGYDEEVKALQMKLENENRQTEKEENETFEDVEDFTKHEEL, encoded by the exons ATGCATATAAATTTGATTTTCAC AAACTTGTACCCTGATAAGCAATTAGAGCTGGATAAGTTACAAACTCATTTACTTGAAACTAGTCATGAAATTGGTGCTCTAAAAGTGTGGCAGTTTCAAGAATTAAGTCATCAAGCAGCTGAAAGGATAATGAATTCTCCCACAAACGAAGCCATTAATGTTTTGACGGATATTTCGCAAAATTTTCCAATGCAa GCAAAATCTCTAATTAGAACAAAAGTGAATAATGAaatgaagaaagaaatgaaactcAATCAAGCAATGTTTTCTACAAGTTTAAATATACAACCCACAGATACTGCACTTTttattaatggtttatttttTGATCTAGAAGCAGTAGATGTGCTTAGTCTTTTAGAATCATTAAGAAGCGAATTAAGAGTAATGGAATCTCTTCGTAAAATCG GATTTAATAACAAGGAGATGAGTACATTGCTGACTTTGGATTTGTCCATTAACATGGATAAACAAGAATTCGCAATGGATATAAGAGATTCGGCAATAATTTGGGTAAACGATATCGAACAGGATTCAGCTTACGGAAGATGGTCGTCGTCGTTAACAGAATTATTAAGACCAACTTTTCCTGGCATGCTTAGAAATATTAGAAGAAATTTGTACAATTTG GTATTAATTATCGACCCTTTAAGCGGAGAATCCACCCCTTTGATAACTTTAGCACAATCTTTATATCTACATTCCGCACCATTAAGAGTAGGTTTTGTTTTCGTAACGAATCACGATACTTCTATAACTGGATTGACTGATGCTAGTGTTGCCGTTAATAATGCATATCATTACTTTGCGGAAACTAAAGGATCGGAACATGCTTTGCAATTTCTGATAAAT TTAGGAAATTATATTGGTTCAGAAGGTCCAGACGTAGAAGATGTAAAGAAAGCAATAAAAGTGCAAGATTCGTCTGCTAACGTAAATTATATCCTCGGTGAAGAATCTGAATATGACGTAGGACGTCACTTAGCTAATGATTTCGTAAAACGATCtggttttaaaaaatttccgCAAGCTTTGCTAAATGGTGTACCTTTGTCGGCCGAACAATTGAATGCCAACTCATTCGAAGAAGCTGTTCTATCTACGATCATGTCACAAACGCCTGCATTACAAAAAGCAGTGTATCGAGGAGAAATAACCGAAGGAGATGATGTAGTCGATTATATTATGAATCAGCCAAATGTTATGCCTCG CTTGAATGAGCGAATATTGAAACCGGAGAAACACACATGGTTAAACTTAATCGGCACTATACCTAACGATAAAGATTATAGTAAATGGAGTCCTCAAGATTTATCAACATGGTTGATGGATAGAATGCGTTATTTATACGTAACACGACGCACAAGTGTACATCATTTATATACCTTTTGGATTGTAGCAAATTTAAATGATGCAGAAGGGAGACAATTATTACGCGAGGCGCTTGAATACATA GATTCGAATGCAGATGTCAGAATTAGTGTAATCGTTAATCCGTTCGACGGTACTAATGATGATAATACAATTGATATTAATCAAATAGTTCTAGCTACGTTACATAGCCTGCCGGCAGATAAGGCTATACGTTTTATTCGTAACATAATTAAAGAAGATGTTGCTAACGGCAAAATTGACATAGag GAAGAGGCTGTAAAAGAACAGTTGAAAAACCAAGCTGATGAATTGTTTGTACATCGCCAGTACGTGAAAACAGTACTAAACCTGCAACAAGGAGTTAGAGCGATCGTGTGTAATGGAAGATTAATTGGTCCTTTAGATGAGGGCGAAGAATTTACAAGCGAAGATTTTTCGCTTTTGGAAAGATTCAGTCAAAGTACTTATGATGATAAAttgttcaaaatattaataaaggGACAATTGTTGGAAAATGATGAGTATG AAAAAAACGAAGTCACCGATGATAtgataatgaaaattacatCCTTATTAGCATCGCACCCTCAAACGCGGAGCCGATTTCACGTTCCATTTCACGGTGATGAATATAG CGCCATAAAGGTTCCAGCAACAAATTCGGACGAAGTGGCATTTACCTTGATTGCTATCGTTGATCCAGTATCTCGCGGCGCACAAAAATTGGGTCCGATTTTAAAAACGCTTCGACAATCTTTAAACTGTAACGTTAAAGTGTTTTTAAACTGTTTGGACAAAAATAGCGATATGCCGTTGAAaag CTTTTATCGTTTCGTGTTCGAACCTCAGTTACAATTCTCCCCCGACGGACGTGTTAATGGGGCTATGgcaaaatttacaaaattaccAACTTCATCTCTTTTGACACAGTATATTCATGCACCAGAAAATTGGTTAGTGGAAGTAGTTAGGAGCGTGTACGATTTAGACAATATTAAATTGGACAATGTAGCAATTGGAGTGCACAG CGAATTTGAATTAGAGCATTTACTTCTTGAAGGTCATTGTTTCGAAGCAGTAATCGGAAATCCACCTCGTGGATTACAAATCACATTGGGAACGGAAAAGCAACCACTTATGGTGGACACTATAGTAATGGCGAACTTAGGATATTTTCAGCTTAAAGCAAACCCAGGGGAATGGATATTGCGTTTGCGGCAAGGACGGTCGGCAGAAATCTATGATTTTACTACTATTGGTGGTCAAGATGTTTTACAAAACGGCAATGACGTAAAGGTTGTTATAAGTTCCCTCAGAAGTCACGTGTTGAAAGTCAAAGTATCGAAAAAGCCGGACAAGGTGGGAATGGATCTTTTATCGGAAGACGATAAAAGTTCTGGCTTATGGAACTCTATTTCTAG CTTTTCCAAATTTTG GACATTTACGACAGCAGACGATAATGACGATGaggatgaaaaattaaatatcttctcTTTAGCCTCTGGACACTTGTATGAAAGATTTCTGAAAATTATGATGTTAAGCGTTATAAAGCATACCAAAAGTCCCGTCAAATTCTGGTTTCTGAAGAATTATCTATCACCAACGTTAAAA GATTTTTTACCACATATGGCAAAGGAATATGGTTTTGAATATGAATTGGTACAATACAAATGGCCTCGCTGGCTCCATCAACAAACTGAAAAGCAAAGAACCATATGGGGTTACAAAATACTATTTCTGGATGTGCTGTTTCCTTTAAACgttaaaaagataatattcGTTGATGCTGATCAG GTTGTAAGGGCAGATTTAAAAGAATTGGCGACCATGGACCTCGGCGGCGCGCCATATGCATACACTCCATTTTGTGACAGCAGGAAAGAAATGGACGGATTTCGATTTTGGAAACAAGGTTATTGGCGAAATCATTTACAGGGGCGTGCTTATCACATCAGTGCTTTGTACGTGGTAGATTTGAAGCGATTCCGACGTATTGCAGCCGGAGACAGATTAAGGGGACAGTATCAAGCATTGAGTCAAGATCCTAATAGTTTGTCTAATTTGGACCAA GATCTCCCCAATAACATGATTCATCAAGTGGGTATTAAATCACTGCCGCAGGAGTGGTTATGGTGTGAGACTTGGTGCGACGATGCATCCAAGAAATATGCCAAAACTATAGACTTG TGTAATAATCCAATGACTAAGGAAGCTAAATTACAAGCTGCCGTACGTATATTACCGGAATGGATAGGTTATGATGAAGAAGTAAAAGCCTTACAGATGAAGCTGGAGAATGAGAATAGACAAACGGAGAAGGAGGAAAATG aaacatTCGAAGATGTGGAAGATTTTACCAAGCACGAAGAATTATAA
- the LOC126866249 gene encoding UDP-glucose:glycoprotein glucosyltransferase isoform X3 has protein sequence MRLIIFFYFLLLCVIYIKADRRVNKYVTTLIDAKWKETPLALEAAEYLNDENPSYFWKFIDAFANYDLRNVTEKENYDAVIAFAEKYLSQSEVALMKLGLSLRIYSARVEMFTQMAENKNISIFDCYNVVDVGGVFTCSLEKLEELASQDTWLRPDTYSVDHRYHTSQQSEKIIILYGQIGTPKFSDFHNKLKSLTENRGISYILRHYLKDRIDKNVRLSGYGVELQMKSTEYKATDDSDIKDNAGKDSETTNDSTEEIDGINFVTLKNLYPDKQLELDKLQTHLLETSHEIGALKVWQFQELSHQAAERIMNSPTNEAINVLTDISQNFPMQAKSLIRTKVNNEMKKEMKLNQAMFSTSLNIQPTDTALFINGLFFDLEAVDVLSLLESLRSELRVMESLRKIGFNNKEMSTLLTLDLSINMDKQEFAMDIRDSAIIWVNDIEQDSAYGRWSSSLTELLRPTFPGMLRNIRRNLYNLVLIIDPLSGESTPLITLAQSLYLHSAPLRVGFVFVTNHDTSITGLTDASVAVNNAYHYFAETKGSEHALQFLINLGNYIGSEGPDVEDVKKAIKVQDSSANVNYILGEESEYDVGRHLANDFVKRSGFKKFPQALLNGVPLSAEQLNANSFEEAVLSTIMSQTPALQKAVYRGEITEGDDVVDYIMNQPNVMPRLNERILKPEKHTWLNLIGTIPNDKDYSKWSPQDLSTWLMDRMRYLYVTRRTSVHHLYTFWIVANLNDAEGRQLLREALEYIDSNADVRISVIVNPFDGTNDDNTIDINQIVLATLHSLPADKAIRFIRNIIKEDVANGKIDIEEEAVKEQLKNQADELFVHRQYVKTVLNLQQGVRAIVCNGRLIGPLDEGEEFTSEDFSLLERFSQSTYDDKLFKILIKGQLLENDEYEKNEVTDDMIMKITSLLASHPQTRSRFHVPFHGDEYSAIKVPATNSDEVAFTLIAIVDPVSRGAQKLGPILKTLRQSLNCNVKVFLNCLDKNSDMPLKSFYRFVFEPQLQFSPDGRVNGAMAKFTKLPTSSLLTQYIHAPENWLVEVVRSVYDLDNIKLDNVAIGVHSEFELEHLLLEGHCFEAVIGNPPRGLQITLGTEKQPLMVDTIVMANLGYFQLKANPGEWILRLRQGRSAEIYDFTTIGGQDVLQNGNDVKVVISSLRSHVLKVKVSKKPDKVGMDLLSEDDKSSGLWNSISSFSKFWTFTTADDNDDEDEKLNIFSLASGHLYERFLKIMMLSVIKHTKSPVKFWFLKNYLSPTLKDFLPHMAKEYGFEYELVQYKWPRWLHQQTEKQRTIWGYKILFLDVLFPLNVKKIIFVDADQVVRADLKELATMDLGGAPYAYTPFCDSRKEMDGFRFWKQGYWRNHLQGRAYHISALYVVDLKRFRRIAAGDRLRGQYQALSQDPNSLSNLDQDLPNNMIHQVGIKSLPQEWLWCETWCDDASKKYAKTIDLCNNPMTKEAKLQAAVRILPEWIGYDEEVKALQMKLENENRQTEKEENETFEDVEDFTKHEEL, from the exons ATGcggttaattatatttttttattttttactactGTGTGTGATATACATTAAAGCAGACAGAAGggtaaataaatatgtaaccACTCTAATAGATGCAAAATGGAAAGAAACACCCTTAGCTCTTGAAGCTGCTGAATATCTAAATGATGAAAATCCAAGTTACTTTTGGAAATTCATAGATGCTTTTGCCAATTATGATTTAAGAAATG ttacagaaaaagaaaactacGATGCTGTTATTGCTTTtgctgaaaaatatttatctcaATCAGAGGTAGCATTAATGAAATTGGGTCTGTCCTTACGAATTTATTCGGCACGAGTGGAAATGTTCACACAAATggcagaaaataaaaatatttccatctTTGATTGTTATAATGTAGTAGATGTCGGTGGAGTGTTTACTTGTTCTTTAGAAAAATTAGAGGAACTAGCTAGTCAA GATACTTGGTTACGTCCAGATACATATAGTGTAGATCATCGTTATCATACGTCTCAGCAATCAGAAAagattattatattgtatggcCAGATTGGAACACCAAAATTCTCAGATTTtcataacaaattaaaaagtcTTACAGAAAATAGAGGAATTAGTTATATTTTGCGACATTATTTAAAG GATAGAATAGACAAAAACGTACGTTTATCGGGATATGGGGTAGAACTGCAAATGAAGTCTACAGAGTATAAAGCAACAGATGATTCGGATATCAAAGATAATGCAGGAAAAGACTCAGAGACCACTAATGATAGCACAGAAGAAATAGATGGAATTAATTTTGTAACATTAAA AAACTTGTACCCTGATAAGCAATTAGAGCTGGATAAGTTACAAACTCATTTACTTGAAACTAGTCATGAAATTGGTGCTCTAAAAGTGTGGCAGTTTCAAGAATTAAGTCATCAAGCAGCTGAAAGGATAATGAATTCTCCCACAAACGAAGCCATTAATGTTTTGACGGATATTTCGCAAAATTTTCCAATGCAa GCAAAATCTCTAATTAGAACAAAAGTGAATAATGAaatgaagaaagaaatgaaactcAATCAAGCAATGTTTTCTACAAGTTTAAATATACAACCCACAGATACTGCACTTTttattaatggtttatttttTGATCTAGAAGCAGTAGATGTGCTTAGTCTTTTAGAATCATTAAGAAGCGAATTAAGAGTAATGGAATCTCTTCGTAAAATCG GATTTAATAACAAGGAGATGAGTACATTGCTGACTTTGGATTTGTCCATTAACATGGATAAACAAGAATTCGCAATGGATATAAGAGATTCGGCAATAATTTGGGTAAACGATATCGAACAGGATTCAGCTTACGGAAGATGGTCGTCGTCGTTAACAGAATTATTAAGACCAACTTTTCCTGGCATGCTTAGAAATATTAGAAGAAATTTGTACAATTTG GTATTAATTATCGACCCTTTAAGCGGAGAATCCACCCCTTTGATAACTTTAGCACAATCTTTATATCTACATTCCGCACCATTAAGAGTAGGTTTTGTTTTCGTAACGAATCACGATACTTCTATAACTGGATTGACTGATGCTAGTGTTGCCGTTAATAATGCATATCATTACTTTGCGGAAACTAAAGGATCGGAACATGCTTTGCAATTTCTGATAAAT TTAGGAAATTATATTGGTTCAGAAGGTCCAGACGTAGAAGATGTAAAGAAAGCAATAAAAGTGCAAGATTCGTCTGCTAACGTAAATTATATCCTCGGTGAAGAATCTGAATATGACGTAGGACGTCACTTAGCTAATGATTTCGTAAAACGATCtggttttaaaaaatttccgCAAGCTTTGCTAAATGGTGTACCTTTGTCGGCCGAACAATTGAATGCCAACTCATTCGAAGAAGCTGTTCTATCTACGATCATGTCACAAACGCCTGCATTACAAAAAGCAGTGTATCGAGGAGAAATAACCGAAGGAGATGATGTAGTCGATTATATTATGAATCAGCCAAATGTTATGCCTCG CTTGAATGAGCGAATATTGAAACCGGAGAAACACACATGGTTAAACTTAATCGGCACTATACCTAACGATAAAGATTATAGTAAATGGAGTCCTCAAGATTTATCAACATGGTTGATGGATAGAATGCGTTATTTATACGTAACACGACGCACAAGTGTACATCATTTATATACCTTTTGGATTGTAGCAAATTTAAATGATGCAGAAGGGAGACAATTATTACGCGAGGCGCTTGAATACATA GATTCGAATGCAGATGTCAGAATTAGTGTAATCGTTAATCCGTTCGACGGTACTAATGATGATAATACAATTGATATTAATCAAATAGTTCTAGCTACGTTACATAGCCTGCCGGCAGATAAGGCTATACGTTTTATTCGTAACATAATTAAAGAAGATGTTGCTAACGGCAAAATTGACATAGag GAAGAGGCTGTAAAAGAACAGTTGAAAAACCAAGCTGATGAATTGTTTGTACATCGCCAGTACGTGAAAACAGTACTAAACCTGCAACAAGGAGTTAGAGCGATCGTGTGTAATGGAAGATTAATTGGTCCTTTAGATGAGGGCGAAGAATTTACAAGCGAAGATTTTTCGCTTTTGGAAAGATTCAGTCAAAGTACTTATGATGATAAAttgttcaaaatattaataaaggGACAATTGTTGGAAAATGATGAGTATG AAAAAAACGAAGTCACCGATGATAtgataatgaaaattacatCCTTATTAGCATCGCACCCTCAAACGCGGAGCCGATTTCACGTTCCATTTCACGGTGATGAATATAG CGCCATAAAGGTTCCAGCAACAAATTCGGACGAAGTGGCATTTACCTTGATTGCTATCGTTGATCCAGTATCTCGCGGCGCACAAAAATTGGGTCCGATTTTAAAAACGCTTCGACAATCTTTAAACTGTAACGTTAAAGTGTTTTTAAACTGTTTGGACAAAAATAGCGATATGCCGTTGAAaag CTTTTATCGTTTCGTGTTCGAACCTCAGTTACAATTCTCCCCCGACGGACGTGTTAATGGGGCTATGgcaaaatttacaaaattaccAACTTCATCTCTTTTGACACAGTATATTCATGCACCAGAAAATTGGTTAGTGGAAGTAGTTAGGAGCGTGTACGATTTAGACAATATTAAATTGGACAATGTAGCAATTGGAGTGCACAG CGAATTTGAATTAGAGCATTTACTTCTTGAAGGTCATTGTTTCGAAGCAGTAATCGGAAATCCACCTCGTGGATTACAAATCACATTGGGAACGGAAAAGCAACCACTTATGGTGGACACTATAGTAATGGCGAACTTAGGATATTTTCAGCTTAAAGCAAACCCAGGGGAATGGATATTGCGTTTGCGGCAAGGACGGTCGGCAGAAATCTATGATTTTACTACTATTGGTGGTCAAGATGTTTTACAAAACGGCAATGACGTAAAGGTTGTTATAAGTTCCCTCAGAAGTCACGTGTTGAAAGTCAAAGTATCGAAAAAGCCGGACAAGGTGGGAATGGATCTTTTATCGGAAGACGATAAAAGTTCTGGCTTATGGAACTCTATTTCTAG CTTTTCCAAATTTTG GACATTTACGACAGCAGACGATAATGACGATGaggatgaaaaattaaatatcttctcTTTAGCCTCTGGACACTTGTATGAAAGATTTCTGAAAATTATGATGTTAAGCGTTATAAAGCATACCAAAAGTCCCGTCAAATTCTGGTTTCTGAAGAATTATCTATCACCAACGTTAAAA GATTTTTTACCACATATGGCAAAGGAATATGGTTTTGAATATGAATTGGTACAATACAAATGGCCTCGCTGGCTCCATCAACAAACTGAAAAGCAAAGAACCATATGGGGTTACAAAATACTATTTCTGGATGTGCTGTTTCCTTTAAACgttaaaaagataatattcGTTGATGCTGATCAG GTTGTAAGGGCAGATTTAAAAGAATTGGCGACCATGGACCTCGGCGGCGCGCCATATGCATACACTCCATTTTGTGACAGCAGGAAAGAAATGGACGGATTTCGATTTTGGAAACAAGGTTATTGGCGAAATCATTTACAGGGGCGTGCTTATCACATCAGTGCTTTGTACGTGGTAGATTTGAAGCGATTCCGACGTATTGCAGCCGGAGACAGATTAAGGGGACAGTATCAAGCATTGAGTCAAGATCCTAATAGTTTGTCTAATTTGGACCAA GATCTCCCCAATAACATGATTCATCAAGTGGGTATTAAATCACTGCCGCAGGAGTGGTTATGGTGTGAGACTTGGTGCGACGATGCATCCAAGAAATATGCCAAAACTATAGACTTG TGTAATAATCCAATGACTAAGGAAGCTAAATTACAAGCTGCCGTACGTATATTACCGGAATGGATAGGTTATGATGAAGAAGTAAAAGCCTTACAGATGAAGCTGGAGAATGAGAATAGACAAACGGAGAAGGAGGAAAATG aaacatTCGAAGATGTGGAAGATTTTACCAAGCACGAAGAATTATAA